The genomic segment CTATGCTGCTTTCACAATATGCGGATAAAATTCGCGACATAATGACCGACACGAATATAATCAGCGTGAACACTAACGACGACCGCGAAAAAGTTACGGAATTATTCCAGAAATATGATTTTATGGCGATTCCGGTTGTCGACTCAGAAAATCATTTAGTCGGAATTGTTACAGTTGATGACGCTATGGAAGTATTAGAAGAAGAAAGCACAGAAGATTTTCACAAGATGGCCGCTATGCTTCCTATGGATGAGCCTTATTTGTCAATGGGAGTGCTTGAACTGGCAAAGAAGCGCGTTATTTGGCTGATGGTCTTAATGATTTCGGCGACTCTCTCAGGGCAGATTATAACGCATTACACTTCAGTATTTGAGGCTTTACCCGCATTAATTGCGTCTATTCCCATGTTAATGGACACCGGCGGGAATGCTGGCTCACAGTCTTCAACTTTAGTAATTCGCGGTATTGCTGTAGGTGAATTAAAGATTTATGACGCTCTGAAAGTTTTATTTAAAGAATTGCGGGTGAGTCTCTTAGTCGGGAGCGGCTTGGCAATAGTTAATTTTGCGTATAAATATATGCTCAGCGGCGATTTATTATTATCTATTACAGTAGGAATTAGCTTATTTGCTACGGTAATTTTTGCGCAGATAATAGGGGGTATGCTGCCTTTACTTGCTAAGGCTGTAGGATTTGACCCTGCTTTAATGGCTGCTCCGATTGTTACGACTATAGTAGACGCAGGGAGCTTGACAATGTATTTTGCTGTTGCCAGTAAAGTTATGAGCGTTTAGGAGATTTATTTATTTCTCAC from the Synergistaceae bacterium genome contains:
- the mgtE gene encoding magnesium transporter, which produces MLLSQYADKIRDIMTDTNIISVNTNDDREKVTELFQKYDFMAIPVVDSENHLVGIVTVDDAMEVLEEESTEDFHKMAAMLPMDEPYLSMGVLELAKKRVIWLMVLMISATLSGQIITHYTSVFEALPALIASIPMLMDTGGNAGSQSSTLVIRGIAVGELKIYDALKVLFKELRVSLLVGSGLAIVNFAYKYMLSGDLLLSITVGISLFATVIFAQIIGGMLPLLAKAVGFDPALMAAPIVTTIVDAGSLTMYFAVASKVMSV